GTGATGATCGCCGCTATCTGCCGATAGCGTCCGTGGGGTTCGCGACTTCGTTGGCAGTTGGCGTCAGTCAGGCGGCGAATCTCGGATTCCGGCGGATGGCAGTCGGGCCCGCAAACCAGGTTCCAGAACTTAAGATTGAACTGCAGCTGACTGTCGTAGCTTTCCCCCGGCTGATCCAGCAGCAGACTGGCCAGCTTGGGTGACGGAATGGAGTAGGTGACCGCGCCGGGATGGGTCATCACCAGCCCCAGGCCAGTAAGGCGTTCGGCGTGATGGATCGCGAGCACCTGCGCGATCATGCCGCCCATGGACACGCCGATGACATGTGCTGCGGGCACCTTCAGCCAGTCGAGCACGCCCACCGCGTCGCGCGCCATGTCCTCAAGCGTGTAGGGAACAGGCAGCTGCAGCCCCGACATGCGGGCCATGGTCAGCATCGGCAGATGTGGATCGAGCGCGGAGTGAATCCGGGAGCTTAAGCCGACATCACGGTTGTCGAACACGATGACATAGCGGCCACGATCCAGGAGCGCCTGAACAAACGGTTCCGGCCAGACCAGCAGCGACATGTTGAAGCCCATAACCAACAGCACCGGCGGGTCATTGGCGTCGCCGTAGCAGCGGTAGGCGATATCCAGCTCACCGACCTTGGCGATGCCCTCCGTGAAGGCCGGCTCAGACTTGCGGGCGGGGTAGCGCATGAGGGGACCCGGGGGCGCAGCGGCGGCTGACGCAACC
This genomic stretch from Pseudomonadota bacterium harbors:
- a CDS encoding alpha/beta hydrolase; this encodes VASAAAAPPGPLMRYPARKSEPAFTEGIAKVGELDIAYRCYGDANDPPVLLVMGFNMSLLVWPEPFVQALLDRGRYVIVFDNRDVGLSSRIHSALDPHLPMLTMARMSGLQLPVPYTLEDMARDAVGVLDWLKVPAAHVIGVSMGGMIAQVLAIHHAERLTGLGLVMTHPGAVTYSIPSPKLASLLLDQPGESYDSQLQFNLKFWNLVCGPDCHPPESEIRRLTDANCQRSREPHGRYRQIAAIITALDRSPWLRELRIPTAVVHGTDDPLIIPRGGKTLAQLIPGARLKLIAGMGHILPPERCEEMVAFMLDTPHNASPESTG